One genomic region from Candidatus Endomicrobiellum trichonymphae encodes:
- the aroB gene encoding 3-dehydroquinate synthase: protein MKQIIVNLKTKKYDIVISQSENDFFTALAKAAKTNMFFVITDKNVEKLHLKYFTVLLKRKGFNVKTAVISAGEIGKNIKSLSFLYDKALEAGIDRKSCAIALGGGVIGDVAGFFAATYMRGINYIQVPTTLLAMTDSSVGGKTAVNIKGGKNIAGVFYQPDLVWINSAFLSTLTERHIKNGLAEIIKYAFTFDKKFYSYLSDTLENGTVPPKDFEYIIYQSCSYKARVVEKDEKEITGLRAVLNFGHTFAHALETATKYKKFLHGEAVAVGMLFAVKLSLKLRICKPETYKEVENLLQKADFTLSTKNNARQMLSLMKKDKKSIDGNIKFILIKDIGKAVSTYVKDNVVLNVLKNFTGENK from the coding sequence ATGAAACAAATAATTGTAAATTTAAAAACAAAGAAATACGATATTGTTATTTCACAATCTGAAAATGATTTTTTTACGGCATTAGCAAAAGCCGCAAAAACAAACATGTTTTTTGTCATTACCGATAAAAACGTAGAAAAACTTCATTTAAAATATTTTACGGTTTTACTAAAACGGAAAGGCTTCAACGTTAAAACTGCAGTTATAAGCGCCGGCGAAATCGGGAAAAATATAAAAAGTTTATCTTTTTTATATGATAAAGCGCTTGAAGCCGGCATAGACAGAAAAAGCTGCGCAATAGCTTTGGGCGGCGGAGTTATCGGCGATGTTGCAGGATTCTTTGCGGCAACATATATGCGCGGCATAAATTACATCCAAGTGCCTACGACTCTGCTTGCAATGACAGACTCTTCAGTCGGGGGAAAAACCGCAGTAAATATAAAAGGCGGGAAAAATATTGCAGGCGTGTTTTACCAGCCCGATCTTGTATGGATTAATTCTGCTTTTTTAAGCACTCTAACTGAAAGGCATATAAAAAACGGACTTGCTGAAATTATAAAATACGCTTTTACTTTTGATAAAAAATTCTACAGTTATTTATCCGATACGTTGGAAAATGGAACCGTACCGCCAAAAGATTTTGAATACATTATATATCAAAGCTGTTCCTATAAAGCCAGAGTCGTTGAAAAAGATGAAAAAGAAATAACGGGATTAAGAGCTGTTCTGAACTTCGGACATACTTTTGCTCATGCACTTGAGACGGCTACAAAATACAAAAAGTTTTTACACGGAGAAGCGGTTGCCGTAGGAATGCTCTTTGCAGTAAAACTTTCTTTGAAATTAAGAATATGCAAACCGGAAACATATAAAGAAGTTGAAAACCTTTTGCAGAAAGCAGATTTTACTTTAAGTACAAAAAACAATGCCCGGCAGATGCTTTCTCTTATGAAAAAAGATAAAAAATCTATTGACGGAAACATTAAATTTATTCTTATAAAAGATATAGGAAAAGCAGTCAGCACTTATGTAAAAGATAATGTTGTTTTAAATGTTTTAAAGAATTTTACCGGAGAAAACAAATGA
- a CDS encoding class I SAM-dependent DNA methyltransferase has protein sequence MFEQSFKNIDDILRKDAGCSSELDYIEQTSWILFLRYLDSLEQTKIKAALLEDKKYTNIILKEFQWDVWACPKKGGKLDYNEARTGDDLIDFVNQKLFPYFKKFKTTSENYNTIEYKIGEIFSELKNKIQSGYNLREILNIVDELKFSTSAQKHEMSHLYESKIKNMGNAGRNGGEYYTPRPLIRTIVKVVAPKIGDKIYDGAAGSAGFLVEAFVYLHEKVKTTGEQSILQHDTFYGKEKKALAYIIGIMNMILHGIEAPNILHTNTLSENIKDMQEKDKFNVVLANPPFGGKERSEVQQNFDIRTGETAFLFLQHFIKILKAGGKAGVVIKNTFLSNTDNASVSLRKGLIENCNLHTVLDLPSGVFIGAGVKTVILFFEKGSPTRKIWYYQLNLDRNLGKTNPLSEDDLADFVKLQKTKADSDNSWTVKITDINKETYDLSVKNSNKKDETAIRDPEDILKEIAALDKQSVKIIAEIEKVLIMEK, from the coding sequence ATGTTTGAACAATCTTTCAAGAATATAGACGATATTTTGCGTAAAGACGCAGGCTGTAGCAGTGAACTTGATTATATTGAGCAGACTTCTTGGATTTTGTTCTTAAGATATTTAGATAGTTTAGAACAGACAAAAATCAAAGCTGCCCTGCTTGAGGACAAGAAATATACAAATATAATTTTAAAAGAATTCCAATGGGATGTTTGGGCATGTCCGAAAAAAGGTGGTAAATTAGATTATAATGAAGCTCGTACAGGCGATGACCTTATTGATTTTGTAAATCAAAAACTCTTTCCATATTTTAAAAAATTTAAGACTACTTCTGAAAACTATAATACGATAGAATATAAAATCGGAGAGATTTTCAGCGAACTTAAAAATAAAATCCAAAGCGGTTATAATTTAAGAGAAATATTAAATATTGTTGATGAATTGAAATTTTCCACTAGCGCTCAAAAACATGAGATGTCTCACCTTTACGAATCAAAAATTAAGAATATGGGCAATGCCGGACGTAACGGCGGGGAATACTATACTCCGCGTCCGCTTATTAGGACTATAGTAAAAGTTGTAGCGCCCAAAATAGGAGACAAAATTTATGATGGGGCTGCTGGCTCGGCGGGATTTTTGGTAGAAGCGTTTGTTTACCTGCATGAGAAAGTCAAAACGACAGGAGAGCAGTCCATATTACAACACGATACTTTTTACGGCAAAGAGAAAAAAGCTCTTGCGTATATCATAGGAATTATGAATATGATTTTGCACGGCATAGAAGCGCCGAATATTTTGCATACGAATACTCTTTCAGAAAATATTAAAGATATGCAGGAGAAAGATAAATTCAATGTTGTTCTTGCTAATCCGCCTTTCGGCGGGAAAGAACGTTCTGAAGTACAGCAGAATTTTGATATTAGAACTGGAGAAACAGCCTTTCTGTTTTTACAGCATTTTATAAAAATACTAAAAGCGGGAGGTAAAGCCGGCGTTGTTATTAAAAATACATTTTTATCTAATACTGACAATGCTTCTGTATCGCTTCGCAAAGGATTGATTGAAAATTGTAATCTGCATACGGTGCTGGATTTGCCAAGCGGAGTGTTTATCGGAGCAGGCGTAAAAACTGTAATTTTGTTTTTTGAAAAAGGCAGTCCGACAAGAAAAATTTGGTATTATCAGTTAAATTTAGACAGAAATCTTGGCAAGACTAATCCTTTAAGCGAAGATGATTTAGCCGATTTTGTTAAACTTCAAAAAACAAAAGCTGATTCAGATAATTCTTGGACTGTAAAAATTACGGATATAAATAAAGAAACTTATGACTTATCTGTAAAAAATTCCAATAAAAAAGATGAAACGGCAATAAGAGATCCGGAAGATATATTAAAAGAAATAGCGGCGTTAGATAAACAGTCCGTTAAAATAATTGCTGAAATTGAAAAAGTTTTAATAATGGAAAAATAA
- a CDS encoding DUF3800 domain-containing protein, translating into MAYIFMDESGCLGFDFTKAITSRYFVITLLMAKNDNVINKAVSKIFKSIPKNELKVHCDTLHCYKKNDRTRIKLLAELKGLKDLKDKDVSVMSIILNKQKVFDYLQNERRVYTII; encoded by the coding sequence ATGGCTTATATTTTTATGGATGAAAGCGGCTGTTTAGGTTTTGATTTTACAAAAGCCATAACTTCCAGATATTTTGTTATTACACTTTTAATGGCAAAGAATGATAATGTTATTAATAAAGCTGTTAGTAAAATATTTAAATCAATTCCTAAAAATGAACTTAAAGTTCATTGCGATACATTACATTGCTATAAAAAAAATGACAGGACAAGAATAAAATTATTAGCGGAGTTGAAAGGTTTGAAAGATTTGAAAGATAAGGATGTAAGCGTAATGTCTATAATTTTGAATAAGCAAAAAGTTTTTGATTATTTACAAAATGAAAGACGCGTTTATACAATTATATAA
- a CDS encoding restriction endonuclease subunit S has protein sequence MHFKMLNSFKGLVMRINSKWEVKKLGEICTFINGLWAGKKCPFINVYVIRNTNFTKDGKLDLSNVVNLSLEKKQYEKKRLEYDDIILEKSGGGPKQPVGRVVLFDIKKGNFSFSNFTSVIRIINKRYVYPKYLYNYLFYCYISGMTEVMQSHSTGIRNLNFDEYKKINIVFPSISEQKKIVAKLDKFSENIKRLEDASRKNLQNAKDLFNSVLNETFKNKSAVANDNRQVYKKTHWEVKKLGEICTFINGLWAGKKCPFINVYVIRNTNFTKDGKLDLSNVVNLSLEKKQYEKKRLEYDDIILEKSGGGPKQPVGRVVLFDIKKGNFSFSNFTSVIRIINKRYVYPKYLYNYLFYCYISGMTEVMQSHSTGIRNLNFDEYKKINIVFPSISEQKKIVARLDKLSAETKKLEIVYQKKIDGLAELKKSVFKQTFDCG, from the coding sequence TTGCATTTTAAGATGCTAAATAGCTTCAAAGGTTTAGTGATGAGAATAAATAGTAAGTGGGAAGTGAAAAAACTTGGGGAAATTTGTACTTTCATTAATGGATTATGGGCTGGGAAAAAATGTCCGTTTATTAATGTTTATGTTATTAGAAATACTAATTTTACTAAAGATGGAAAACTTGATTTATCGAATGTTGTAAATTTATCTCTTGAAAAAAAGCAATATGAGAAAAAAAGATTAGAGTATGATGATATAATATTAGAAAAGTCTGGAGGAGGACCGAAACAACCCGTCGGAAGAGTTGTTCTTTTTGATATTAAAAAAGGAAATTTCTCATTTAGCAATTTCACATCAGTTATAAGAATTATTAATAAGAGATATGTATATCCAAAATATTTGTATAACTATTTGTTTTATTGTTATATATCTGGCATGACTGAGGTTATGCAAAGTCACTCAACAGGTATTAGAAATCTTAATTTTGATGAATATAAGAAAATTAATATAGTATTTCCTTCTATTTCAGAGCAGAAAAAAATTGTTGCTAAACTTGATAAATTTTCAGAAAATATAAAAAGACTTGAGGATGCGTCAAGAAAAAATCTTCAGAATGCAAAAGATTTATTTAATAGCGTTTTGAATGAAACGTTTAAAAATAAATCTGCCGTAGCCAATGATAATAGACAAGTATATAAAAAAACGCATTGGGAAGTGAAAAAACTTGGGGAAATTTGTACTTTCATTAATGGATTATGGGCTGGGAAAAAATGTCCGTTTATTAATGTTTATGTTATTAGAAATACTAATTTTACTAAAGATGGAAAACTTGATTTATCGAATGTTGTAAATTTATCTCTTGAAAAAAAGCAATATGAGAAAAAAAGATTAGAGTATGATGATATAATATTAGAAAAGTCTGGAGGAGGACCGAAACAACCCGTCGGAAGAGTTGTTCTTTTTGATATTAAAAAAGGAAATTTCTCATTTAGCAATTTCACATCAGTTATAAGAATTATTAATAAGAGATATGTATATCCAAAATATTTGTATAACTATTTGTTTTATTGTTATATATCTGGCATGACTGAGGTTATGCAAAGTCACTCAACAGGTATTAGAAATCTTAATTTTGATGAATATAAGAAAATTAATATAGTATTTCCTTCTATTTCAGAGCAGAAAAAAATTGTTGCCAGACTTGACAAACTATCTGCAGAAACAAAAAAATTAGAAATTGTTTATCAAAAGAAAATAGATGGTTTAGCAGAACTAAAAAAATCTGTGTTTAAACAAACATTTGATTGCGGGTAG
- the hsdR gene encoding EcoAI/FtnUII family type I restriction enzme subunit R: protein MNEAETRAELIDPKLKDSGWIEENNCKIFREFTIAEPKIGLRSSHGLKADYVLSYKNVKLAVVEAKKSSLSAGDGVNQSKLYAQKLNIRYALATNGRGIYFIDMETGKEKEIDKFPDPDELYNNIFAMQNEWRDRFNSEPFENKGGSISVRYYQEIAVNKVMCAVSENKNRILLTLATGTGKTYIAFQIAWKLFKTRWNINKDGKRLPRILFLADRNILADQAFNTFSAFPEDALKRIKPEEIKKTGRVPTNGSIFFTIFQTFMSGADEKPYFGQYPKDYFDFIIIDECHRGGANDESRWRAILDYFYPAVHLGMTATPKREKNADTYKYFGDPVYIYSLKDGINDGFLTPFKVRRIQTTLDSYIYTPDDDVIEGEVKKNHEYVIEEFNRDIEIEEREKKHVKIFMNEIDQKEKTLVFGANQDHAALLRDLINQIKTIENPDYCVRVTSNDCEIGNQHLRDFQDNDKTIPTILTTSQKLSTGVDARNVRNIVLMRSVNSMIEFKQIIGRGTRLFDGKEYFTIYDFVGAYKNFSDSQWDGEPVEDADIYESTKKEQIKSFKSSDIAGAEALLERPKKQKVKIKLAPGKEREIQYMSRTSFWDASGIPISAEQFIYKLFGKLPEFFKNEQELRDIWSYPDTRKKFLEKLEHAGYGRKELEILQQLTYTQNSDLFDALEYLAYNVKPLTRAARAGKAKNEIAKVEEFEDKQKAFLEFVLEKYVDAGVKELEQEKLSELVKLRYNTIDDGLAELGDAEQIKEVFISFQKYLY, encoded by the coding sequence ATGAACGAAGCGGAAACAAGGGCAGAACTTATAGATCCTAAACTGAAGGACAGCGGCTGGATTGAGGAAAATAATTGTAAAATTTTTCGCGAGTTTACTATAGCTGAACCTAAAATCGGACTGCGTTCTTCTCATGGTCTTAAGGCAGATTATGTACTTTCTTATAAAAATGTGAAACTTGCTGTTGTTGAAGCTAAGAAATCGTCTTTATCTGCCGGCGATGGTGTCAATCAGTCTAAACTGTATGCGCAAAAGTTAAATATTCGTTACGCTTTAGCGACTAACGGCAGGGGAATTTATTTTATTGATATGGAAACAGGCAAAGAGAAAGAAATAGACAAATTTCCCGATCCGGATGAACTTTATAATAATATTTTCGCAATGCAAAATGAATGGCGCGATAGGTTTAATTCCGAGCCTTTTGAAAATAAAGGCGGGTCAATATCTGTGCGTTATTATCAGGAAATAGCCGTAAATAAAGTTATGTGCGCCGTCTCGGAAAATAAAAATCGTATTTTATTAACTTTAGCCACAGGTACAGGCAAGACTTATATAGCATTTCAAATTGCGTGGAAACTTTTTAAAACGCGCTGGAATATAAATAAAGACGGCAAAAGGCTGCCGCGTATATTGTTTTTAGCGGATAGAAATATTTTGGCAGACCAAGCGTTTAATACTTTTTCCGCTTTTCCTGAGGACGCTTTAAAACGCATTAAACCTGAAGAAATAAAAAAGACGGGCAGAGTCCCGACAAACGGCAGTATTTTCTTCACAATTTTTCAAACTTTTATGAGCGGCGCAGATGAAAAACCCTATTTCGGTCAGTATCCGAAAGATTATTTCGATTTTATTATAATTGACGAATGCCACAGAGGCGGAGCAAATGACGAGAGTCGGTGGCGCGCTATTTTAGATTATTTCTATCCGGCAGTGCATCTTGGAATGACTGCCACGCCCAAACGTGAAAAAAACGCAGATACATATAAATATTTTGGTGATCCTGTATATATTTATTCTCTTAAAGACGGAATAAACGACGGGTTTTTAACGCCTTTTAAAGTTCGTCGTATTCAAACAACTTTAGACAGCTATATTTATACTCCTGATGATGATGTTATTGAAGGAGAAGTTAAAAAAAATCATGAGTATGTAATAGAAGAGTTTAATCGAGATATTGAAATTGAAGAAAGAGAAAAAAAGCATGTTAAAATTTTTATGAATGAAATAGATCAAAAAGAAAAAACGCTTGTTTTTGGCGCAAATCAAGATCATGCGGCTTTGCTCAGGGATTTAATAAACCAAATTAAAACTATCGAAAATCCTGACTATTGCGTAAGAGTAACTTCAAATGACTGTGAAATAGGGAACCAGCATTTGAGAGATTTTCAAGATAATGATAAAACAATTCCTACTATTTTAACTACTTCTCAAAAACTTTCTACGGGTGTTGACGCAAGAAATGTGAGAAATATTGTGCTTATGCGTTCCGTAAATTCTATGATTGAGTTTAAGCAGATAATAGGCAGAGGAACAAGACTTTTTGACGGTAAAGAATACTTTACAATATATGATTTTGTCGGTGCTTATAAAAACTTTTCTGATTCTCAATGGGACGGAGAACCTGTAGAAGATGCAGATATTTATGAATCTACTAAAAAAGAACAGATAAAGAGCTTTAAATCGTCTGATATTGCAGGAGCAGAGGCTTTGCTTGAACGTCCTAAAAAACAGAAAGTTAAAATAAAATTAGCGCCGGGTAAAGAAAGAGAAATTCAATACATGTCACGGACATCATTTTGGGATGCAAGCGGAATTCCTATATCTGCCGAGCAATTTATATATAAATTATTTGGGAAACTTCCTGAGTTTTTTAAAAATGAGCAAGAATTAAGAGATATTTGGTCTTATCCGGATACGCGGAAAAAATTTTTAGAAAAACTTGAGCATGCAGGATACGGGCGTAAAGAACTTGAAATTTTACAGCAACTTACATATACGCAAAACAGCGATTTGTTTGATGCTTTAGAATATCTTGCATATAACGTTAAACCTTTGACAAGAGCGGCTCGAGCAGGAAAAGCAAAAAATGAAATAGCGAAAGTTGAAGAATTTGAAG